From the genome of Mixophyes fleayi isolate aMixFle1 chromosome 2, aMixFle1.hap1, whole genome shotgun sequence, one region includes:
- the KCNA10 gene encoding potassium voltage-gated channel subfamily A member 10: protein MDVLLKVLPNSGEAQTDVAAASPCTKTVGNESPLLANQSSSWKIIINEPLNEADISRYSKECHENLVTEQLRLEEGNQRVFINIAGLRYETQLKTLSEFPHTLLGDPHKRIHYFDSMRNEYFFDRNRPSFDGILYYYQSGGKIRRPANVPIDVFADEIVFYELGNEALEQFRDDEGFLKDPEIPLPNNDYHRQFWLLFEYPESSSAARGMALVSVLVIVISILIFCLETLPEFREERDFSLFRNSGNYTEGIAYLNTFTDPFFLIETTCIIWFSFELSVRFVVCPSSSVFFQNIMNIIDIVSIIPYFVTLITELVKQTEPNVQQNMSLAILRIVRLVRVFRIFKLSRHSKGLQILGQTLKASMRELGLLIFFLFIGVILFSSAVYFAEVDEPNSQFISIPDGFWWAVVTMTTVGYGDMCPITLGGKLVGTLCAIAGVLTIALPVPVIVSNFNYFYHRETENEERQTSPIEVDKISVNNLTRSGSTSSLKKNNGSCIPDKNGKT, encoded by the coding sequence atggatgtccttctgaagGTTCTGCCAAATTCTGGGGAGGCTCAAACTGATGTTGCTGCAGCTTCACCATGTACCAAAACGGTGGGGAATGAAAGTCCATTACTTGCAAATCAAAGTTCCAGCTGGAAGATAATTATCAATGAACCCTTAAATGAGGCAGACATATCCAGATATTCGAAGGAATGTCATGAAAATCTAGTGACTGAACAATTGAGATTGGAAGAAGGGAACCAAAGGGTTTTCATCAATATAGCAGGTCTCAGATACGAGACCCAACTTAAAACTCTTAGTGAGTTTCCCCACACACTCCTTGGAGATCCTCATAAAAGAATCCACTATTTTGATTCCATGAGGAATGAATATTTCTTTGATAGAAACCGTCCAAGCTTTGATGGAATTCTGTATTATTACCAGTCTGGTGGGAAAATACGACGTCCAGCAAATGTCCCAATAGATGTGTTTGCAGATGAAATTGTTTTCTATGAACTTGGAAATGAGGCTTTGGAACAATTTCGAGATGATGAAGGTTTTCTAAAGGACCCAGAAATACCGTTACCAAATAATGATTACCATAGACAATTCTGGTTGCTCTTTGAATACCCTGAAAGCTCCAGTGCAGCAAGAGGAATGGCATTGGTTTCAGTTTTGGTCATTGTTATCTCCATACTTATATTCTGCTTAGAAACTTTGCCAGAATTTAGGGAAGAAAGAGACTTTAGCCTATTCAGGAACTCAGGCAATTATACTGAAGGCATTGCATACCTTAACACCTTCACAGATCCATTCTTTCTAATAGAGACAACTTGCATTATATGGTTTTCATTTGAACTTTCTGTTAGGTTTGTTGTCTGCCCAAGTTCCTCTGTATTCTTTCAGAACATTATGAATATAATTGACATTGTATCTATCATTCCATATTTTGTAACACTAATCACAGAACTTGTGAAACAAACAGAGCCCAATGTACAACAAAACATGTCGTTAGCCATTTTAAGAATTGTCCGGCTTGTCAGGGTGTTCCGAATTTTTAAATTGTCCAGACATTCAAAGGGACTTCAGATATTAGGACAAACCCTGAAGGCCAGCATGAGAGAACTGGGTTtgctaatattttttcttttcattggTGTCATTTTGTTTTCTAGTGCTGTATATTTTGCAGAAGTTGATGAGCCCAATTCTCAATTCATCAGCATCCCAGATGGCTTCTGGTGGGCTGTAGTGACTATGACAACTGTTGGTTACGGAGATATGTGCCCTATTACATTGGGCGGTAAACTGGTAGGCACTCTTTGTGCTATTGCAGGAGTCTTGACTATTGCCCTCCCAGTTCCAGTAATTGtatcaaattttaattatttctatcacAGGGAAACAGAGAATGAAGAGCGACAAACTTCACCCATAGAAGTAGACAAGATTAGTGTAAATAATTTAACAAGGTCAGGAAGTACTTCTTCtctaaagaaaaataatggaTCCTGCATTCCTGACAAAAATGGCAAAACTTAA